The nucleotide sequence CAGAACAACAACTACAACAATTAAGCCTAGTTGCCAGAAACCTACTTTTAAAAAATTTATCGCTATCATATCCTCAGGGAGCTGGGTTTGGAATTTCATTATGTATGGCCTCAATACCCTTAAGTACTTCCTCGCTTAATTGCACCTCTATACTCCCTATATTTTCCTTAAGCTGATCCATTGTGGTAGCACCAATTATATTGGAAGTCAAAAATGGTCTCGAATTTACAAAGGCCAATGCCATTTGTGCCAATGACAAGCCGTTTGCCTGAGCCAGGTCATAATATTTTTCGGTAGCCCGGACGGCCGGTTCACTACTATACCTATTGTAATTTGGAAAAAGGGTTACACGGGCATTCTCGGGCTTTCTTCCTCCGAGGTACTTGCCGCTCAAAGTTCCAAAGCCCAATGGCGAATAGGCCAACAAGCCTAAATTCTCACGATGCGATATTTCTGCCAATCCAACTTCAAAAAGCCTATTTAAAAGACTATATGGATTCTGTATGGTAATCATTCTAGGCAAACTGGCATGTACCTTACTTTCTTCCAAGTACCGCATAGCTCCCCATGGGGTTTCATTGGAAATACCCACATGTCTAATTTTTCCCTCTCTCACAAGATCTCTTAAGGCTTCCAATATCTGATGGATATTGTCCTCCCAATGGTCATTGATACTGTGCTTATATCCTCTTTTTCCAAAATAATTGGTTGTCCGATCTGGCCAGTGCAGCTGATAAAGATCCAGATAGTCTGTTTGCAAACGGGAGAGGCTTCCCTCAACGGCCAATTTAATAGTGTCGCGATTAATGCCCGTGGTTCTGATGAACTTGGTCATTTCAGCTTTTCCTGCAATCTTGGATGCCAAAATTATCTTATCGCGATTCTTTTTCTTTTTAAACCAATTTCCTATAATTCTTTCGGTGTCCGCATATCGCTCCTTTGTGGCTGGAATGGGATATAATTCTGCCGTGTCAAAAAAATTAATTCCCTGCTCCAAGGCATAGTCCATCTGCTCGTGACCTTCTTCTTCTGTATTCTGTCGGCCCCAGGTCATGGTACCAAGACATATATTACTTACTTCAATATCGGTATGGGGGAGATTGGTATACTTCATTCAGGTGATTTTTGAGTGTAAAAAAAATAATTAATAATAACTAAAGCAAATAAATGTCCCAACTCTTGTTATATCACTCAATTTGGGTCAACAATAATACCTGCGGAAATGAAGATATACCAGTAGTAGCCACCACCTTGGCCATTTCATTGAAATTAAACATAAAGGACCCCAGCATTACATCTGGCCTCCTATCTCCATTAAAATCCGCTACTTCCATAGTTAACCATTTACCATATAAGGCGTCTGGATGAAAAGATGCGGTATATTTCATATCTCCGTTGTTCAATAAATAGACGAAGCTTTCTCTTGGGTCTTTAAGATCGGCATAAAACGATACGCCCACTATGTCCAAATCCCCATCATTATCAAAATCCCTAGCCACGGCCTTACTGCACCCGTACATGGGATAAAAGAATGTCTCCTTAAAATTGTTATGTCCGTCGTTCAAATATATTCTAAGTCCTTGGTAAGGTTTATCCACATTGGAATAATCCCAGTTGTCTCCATTGGTAAGCAAAATATCTTGAAATCCGTCATTATTAAAATCGGCCAATTCAAAATAACTCACTCCATGGACCGGGGAGAATTCCAATACCTTCTTTTCCTCAAATTCTCCCTGTCCCTTGTTGTAATAAATGGAAATTTGTTCATAGGCTTGGGCCATCAAGACAACGATATCAGGTTTTTGATCCCCATTTAGATCTTTGATCGCTACCATTCGGGCCCCAGGCAAATTACTTAATACATGTTCCTTAGAGGGTTCAAAATTATCGAACCATGATAATTTTCCGCCGTAATTCCCAAAGCTACAAACCACTACATCCTTTTTATTATCTCCGTTTAGATCGGCCGAAGCAAAGTGAACCGGTCTTCTTAGTTTTGAAATAGCTATAGTAGCACTTTGGTTATTCTCCCTTATTTTTAAATTGGCCAACCTTCCCAACTCCTGATCGGAAGGTCTAAATTGCCCTATGGTCAAGAGCAAGGGATCTGAATTTTCGTTAAATTCAATGTGCGAGGCAGGACTATTCAATAACCAACTATTACTTATTTCACCCGTATTTTTAAGGGCGTAAAGATTATTGTTGTCGCCAATATATAGTTCCGACGATGCTTCATTAAAGTTGAGCAATGACACTTTTGGAAGCTTGTTGTCCCCGATGGTTATAAATTGTGATTTAAAAGGGGCCTTTTCTTTGGTATGACTAACGGTTACTTGCTGCGACTCCAGTTTAATCGGGGCATTTTGAACATAATAATCTACAATCCTGTCCCAATCTTCCTTTAGAATTAATGGAGCATCGGGATATATATTTAGATTCCTTACAATACTTTCATCTATAGGATCAAGGTCTTCAAAAGGATCGGTTCCATTTGTCTTAATGCCCAAGCGCATACCCATATTGGGCAGAACACTCTTCTCCCAAGTATTCCTATCCAATAAACCTGGCTCCGGAAATGTATGGCACATTTGACAATACCGTACCGCCAATTCCTTGCCTGATGACTTTAATTTGGGTTTTTGATTCTGTGGAGGGAATATGCTTTCACCTTGAAAAAAAATAGCTAAACAAATTAATGATAGGCATAGCGCATAAATCAATCGAGTAACACTAAACATTTTCATGCCCGCTCTTTTTAGTCAAATTAAATTAGCAATATTCCCTTGCCGATCAAAGTACCAAGGATGGAAGATTAGGCCTAAAATTATAATTTAATTCTAATATACTCCCCGTTCCAATATACTTTAATAAAGCAATCACTTCACAATTGAATGACTACAAAATCTATGTTCCAAGCCTTTATTCTCCTAACCCAACTCCACGAGAATAGGACAATGGTCACTATGAACGGCCTGCGACAAAATAACGGAACGTTTTAGGCGGCTCTCCAATGGCCTGCTTACCAATCCATAATCCAATCTCCATCCCTTATTATTGGTACGGGAGTTTGCCCTATAGCTCCACCAGGTATAATTATCGGGTTCCTTGTTAAAATGCCTGAAGCTATCTATAAACCCACTATCCATAAAATTGCCGATCCACTCCCTTTCCACGGGTAAAAACCCCGAAACATTTTTGTTCCTAACCGGATCATGGATATCTATTGCCTCATGACATATATTATAATCCCCGCAAATAACAAGATTAGGTTTGTCCTTTTTTAAATGATCTACATAGTCTTGAAAATCGGCCATATATTGCAGTTTATGATCCAATCGGGCTATATTGGTTCCTGAGGGCAAATAAAGGCTCATGACAGAAACCCCATTAAAATCGGCCCTAAGATTTCGCCCTTCAAAATCCATATAGTCTATTCCCGTTCCGTACTCTACATGGTCCGGTTGTAATTTGGCAAGAATTGCCACACCACTATATCCTTTCTTTTGGGCACTGTACCAGTAATGATAGTGGTAACCCAAGGCCTCAAAAACTGCCAGGTCCAATTGATCCCGATTGGCCTTGATTTCTTGCAAACAGACCACATCCGGATTTACTGTTTTTAGCCAATCCAAAAATCCTTTGTTCACCGCAGCCCTGATTCCATTTACGTTATAAGAAACAATTTTCATTTAAATATATTTATCCGGCACCTACCTTTCTTAAATTCCAAAGGAAAGCCAGTGACCTTTAATTTACTTCAATATCAATTTTTCCAAAATAAGGCTAAAAATAGCCAATGTTTTTTGTAACCGAAAAGACGGAGCAAAATAGTTGATATTTATACTTATTTTAAAGTACCCAATTCATGGACCCTTTTAATTTCAATAGAAAAAATCAGATAATATTCCTTAAGTTTGAGACTTAAAATAAATGCATGAAATCCTCCTTACAATTTCTATTTGCCATAATTTTTCCATTTGTATCAAATGCACAGGAACCCATACAAAGAGATAGCATCACTGAATTGGACGAAGTAATACTTTTGGATTCCCTTCAATCGGCCACAGATAATGGCATTATAGCTACTAAAATTATTGGCCCCAAGGTATTTCAGAACTATAGTCCCGTAGATATGGTTTCGGCAATAAATCAAATATCCGGAGTTTATATATTATCCGGGGCATTGAACACCAATAGGATTACCATAAGGGGGGTAGGCGCAAGAACATTGTTCGGAACCGATAAATTAAGACTTTACTATAATGATATCCCAATTACAAACGGTTCAGGTTTCTCAACCATTGAATCTTTCGATTTGGAAAATCTAAGTTCGGTAGAGGTAATCAAAGGTCCAAAAGCGACTAATTATGGTGCTAATTTGGGAGGTGCAATTTTACTGAATTCGAAACAGCCTACCAACAAGTCCACCTATTTCAGAAATAACTTTACAATAGGCTCCTACAACCTAGTTAAGAACAATCTCCAGTTTAGCCTTAAAGAGAACAAGATCGCTCTAAACCTACATTATGGCTATTTGGAGACCGATGGCTATAGGGAAAACAACAAATTTAAACGCGAAGGTCTACTTCTGGATTTAAATTATCAAATAAATCCCAAAACCAACATTGGCCTTCTCTTCAACCATGTTGATTACAACGCCCAGATACCTAGTTCTTTGGGAGAGACCGATTTTAAGGAAAACCCCACCAAGGCCGCATTTACATGGAAATCTGCCAAAGGATACGAGGATAACAAATATAGTCTGGCAGGCCTGACCTTAAATCATGCCTTTTCAGATAAATTGAAAAACACCAGCAGTATTTTCTATTCCTATTTGGATCATTACGAGCCCAGACCATTTGGAATTCTGGAAGAATACACCAACGGTTATGGTTTCCGGACAAAGTTCGCCGGTGCTTGGACTACCAATGAATCCAGGATCGACTACAATTTTGGTGCAGAATTATACAAGGATGAATACCAATGGAGCGAATTTGAAAATCTATATCAAGATAACAACGGACAAGGAAGTTTACAGGGCGATCAATTTGCCGATAACAAGGAGTTTAGGCGACAGTTCAATGCTTTTGGGAATCTACTTATCCCTTTTGGGAAGGCTTTTTCTACCCAAATTGGGTTAAATGTAAATAAAACCTATTACGACTTCAGGGACGAATTTAATCAAGGGGCGGACAATAAGAGTGCAGAAAGGGATTTTGACGCCATTGTGCTACCCAGCCTAAACCTCAACTATAGTTTTTCAGCAGTAAATTCAATTTATGCCAATATAAGTAGAGGTTTTTCCAATCCCACAGTGGAGGAAACACTAACACCGGAGGGCGTTATTAACCCTGATATAGCCCAAGAAACGGGTATGAACTATGAAATAGGCACTAGATTTCGCCTTCTAGATCGAAGATTAAATCTAAATATGGCCATTTACAGGATGGATATCAAAAATTTATTGGTGGCTCAACGAGTAGGCGAGGATCAATATATTGGCAAGAATGCGGGCAAGACGCAACATCAGGGTTTGGAGTTGGATATGGAATATAATTGGGATATTACCTCCAAGCTAAGGGTAACCCCTTTTATTAGTTATACTTACAACGATCACAGTTTTGTGACCTTTGTAGACGAGGACAACAATTATTCTGGAAATCCATTGACAGGGGTACCCAAAAACAGGTTGAACTCTGGTCTACAAGCCCAACTTAATAATAAATTTTATTGGTATTCCACCCATCAATATGTAGGGGAAATTCCTATGACGGATGCCAATAGTCTCTACAGTGAAGCCTTTAATGTAGTGAACAGTAAAGTGGGATATAAAAATCAGTTGGGTAAAAAGCTATCGATGGACATAGCCTTTGGGGTCAACAATATCTTCGATGTCAACTATGCCCAATCCGTACTTATCAACACAACGGGATTTGGCGGGGCCGAGCCTAGGTACTACTATCCCGGAAACGATAGAAATTACTATGGTAGTCTGAGGTTGGGATATTCCTTGTAAAAGAAAAGGTCTAAAAAGTTGAAAAAAATTGGGTTAAACCAACAAGTCAACTTAATAGACCTTAAATATCCTATCTTCTGAAATTAAGCCATTCGCTGTAGCCAACTTTTCATATCCACTTCCTTATGGATAATTGCCTTGACATCCGCAATGGCCACACGTTGTTGTTCCATGGTGTCCCTATAGCGTATGGTCACTGTTTTATCTTCTAGAGACTGGTGGTCTACGGTGATACAAAAAGGCGTACCATTGGCGTCCTGTCTTCTGTAACGACGGCCTACGGCATCTTTTTCGTCGTATACCACATTAAAGTCCCATTTAAGGTCATCTATGATTTCCTGGGCCAATTCGGGCAAACCGTCTTTTTTTACCAAAGGCAATACTGCAGCCTTCATAGGTGCCAAAACAGCCGGTAATTTAAGTACTGTTCTAGTAGTGTTGTTATCCAACTCCTCTTCTACCAAGGAATTTGAAAAAACGGCCAAGAACATACGATCCAGACCTATGGAAGTTTCAACCACGTAAGGAACATAACTTTCATTAAGTTCAGGATCGAAATACTGTAATTTTTTACCAGAGTATTTTTCGTGGCTTCCCAAGTCAAAATCGGTTCTGGAATGAATCCCTTCCAATTCCTTAAATCCAAAAGGAAATTTAAATTCTATATCGGCCGCGGCATCTGCGTAATGCGCCAATTTCTCGTGATCGTGAAATCTATAGTTCTCGGGCCCCATGCCCAAGGACAAATGCCAGGCCATCCTTTTTTCCTTCCAGGTTTCGTACCATTCCTTTTGAGATCCGGGACGAATAAAAAATTGCATTTCCATTTGTTCAAACTCCCTTTGACGAAAGATAAACTGTCTTGCAACGATCTCGTTTCTAAAGGCCTTGCCTACTTGGGCAATCCCGAAAGGAATCTTCATTCTTCCGGTTTTTTGAACATTTAGGAAGTTTACAAAAATACCTTGAGCTGTTTCTGGTCTAAGGTACAGATCCATGGCACTATCGGCGGAAGCCCCCAATTTGGTGCCGAACATTAGATTAAATTGCTTTACGTCCGTCCAATTCCTTGATCCGGACAAGGGACATGCAATTTCCAGTTCCTCAATTAGATTTTTCACATCTGCCAAATCCTCGTTCTCCAAGGATTTTCCCAAACGCTTCAAGATGGTATTGATCTGTTCTTGGTAACCGACCACTCTTGGATTGGTTTCCAAAAATTGTTTTTTATCAAAGGCATCCCCAAAGCGTTTTTCCGCCTTGGCTACTTCCTTATCTATTTTAGCTTCAATTTTAGCGGTATAATCCTCCACCAAAACATCTGCGCGATATCTTTTCTTGGAATCTTTGTTATCTATTAATGGATCGTTAAATGCATCTACGTGCCCGGATGCCTTCCAAACGGTTGGGTGCATAAATATTGCGGAATCGAGCCCCACAATATTATCGTTCATCTGAACCATGGCTTTCCACCAATATTCGCGGATATTCTTTTTTAACTCGGCCCCATTTTGGGCATAGTCGTATACGGCACTTAGTCCGTCGTAAATTTCGCTGGATTGGAAAACGTATCCATACTCCTTTGCATGCGAGATTACTTTTTTAAAATCGTCTTCTTGTTTCACCATTTGGCAAAAATATAATATTAGTGGAAAATGAAGAGATTTATTTCAATTGAAATTCAGAAGTCGCCAATAATTTTTCATTCTCGAAAACATTTAGGGTATAGGTTCCTTCCGCCAAAGATCCTTCCGGTACGGAAATAGCATCGCATACGCTAAATTCCTGCCCCATAAAGACCAGTTCTACGCGTTTGCTATAGATATTTCCGTTTACGGAAATGGTATTGGCATTATCCTCTATAACTCCCATATTAGGGCTTAAGAATTGAAAGTATATTACCCGTTCCTCATTTTTGGAATTGGGATTTCCCATAACGGTAACACAGCCCCTTAGTTTGGATATGATATTCGCCTTATTTGTCTTTATATGTTTGCCAGATCGAAACCTAAAACCACTACCCTCCGAGTTTTCCAATTTTAGATAGCTTTTGGTCTTAAGCTCCTGACTAAGTTCTTTATTCTTTCTCCTAAGTGCAGCTTCGGCCTCCGCCAATGAACTGCTCTTTCCCCTGAGTTCCTCGATCATCTTCCTAGTTTCCTCATATTTGTCCCCAAGGAGCATATTGTTATACTTAAGGAAATTATTTTTTAATTTAAGGCTATCATTTTTAGCCTCGAGCTTTCTAAGTTCGGTTTTGTATTCCTTTAATTTTTCGACCGTAAAATT is from Arenibacter algicola and encodes:
- a CDS encoding TonB-dependent receptor family protein, yielding MKSSLQFLFAIIFPFVSNAQEPIQRDSITELDEVILLDSLQSATDNGIIATKIIGPKVFQNYSPVDMVSAINQISGVYILSGALNTNRITIRGVGARTLFGTDKLRLYYNDIPITNGSGFSTIESFDLENLSSVEVIKGPKATNYGANLGGAILLNSKQPTNKSTYFRNNFTIGSYNLVKNNLQFSLKENKIALNLHYGYLETDGYRENNKFKREGLLLDLNYQINPKTNIGLLFNHVDYNAQIPSSLGETDFKENPTKAAFTWKSAKGYEDNKYSLAGLTLNHAFSDKLKNTSSIFYSYLDHYEPRPFGILEEYTNGYGFRTKFAGAWTTNESRIDYNFGAELYKDEYQWSEFENLYQDNNGQGSLQGDQFADNKEFRRQFNAFGNLLIPFGKAFSTQIGLNVNKTYYDFRDEFNQGADNKSAERDFDAIVLPSLNLNYSFSAVNSIYANISRGFSNPTVEETLTPEGVINPDIAQETGMNYEIGTRFRLLDRRLNLNMAIYRMDIKNLLVAQRVGEDQYIGKNAGKTQHQGLELDMEYNWDITSKLRVTPFISYTYNDHSFVTFVDEDNNYSGNPLTGVPKNRLNSGLQAQLNNKFYWYSTHQYVGEIPMTDANSLYSEAFNVVNSKVGYKNQLGKKLSMDIAFGVNNIFDVNYAQSVLINTTGFGGAEPRYYYPGNDRNYYGSLRLGYSL
- a CDS encoding FG-GAP repeat domain-containing protein, with the protein product MKMFSVTRLIYALCLSLICLAIFFQGESIFPPQNQKPKLKSSGKELAVRYCQMCHTFPEPGLLDRNTWEKSVLPNMGMRLGIKTNGTDPFEDLDPIDESIVRNLNIYPDAPLILKEDWDRIVDYYVQNAPIKLESQQVTVSHTKEKAPFKSQFITIGDNKLPKVSLLNFNEASSELYIGDNNNLYALKNTGEISNSWLLNSPASHIEFNENSDPLLLTIGQFRPSDQELGRLANLKIRENNQSATIAISKLRRPVHFASADLNGDNKKDVVVCSFGNYGGKLSWFDNFEPSKEHVLSNLPGARMVAIKDLNGDQKPDIVVLMAQAYEQISIYYNKGQGEFEEKKVLEFSPVHGVSYFELADFNNDGFQDILLTNGDNWDYSNVDKPYQGLRIYLNDGHNNFKETFFYPMYGCSKAVARDFDNDGDLDIVGVSFYADLKDPRESFVYLLNNGDMKYTASFHPDALYGKWLTMEVADFNGDRRPDVMLGSFMFNFNEMAKVVATTGISSFPQVLLLTQIE
- a CDS encoding exodeoxyribonuclease III yields the protein MKIVSYNVNGIRAAVNKGFLDWLKTVNPDVVCLQEIKANRDQLDLAVFEALGYHYHYWYSAQKKGYSGVAILAKLQPDHVEYGTGIDYMDFEGRNLRADFNGVSVMSLYLPSGTNIARLDHKLQYMADFQDYVDHLKKDKPNLVICGDYNICHEAIDIHDPVRNKNVSGFLPVEREWIGNFMDSGFIDSFRHFNKEPDNYTWWSYRANSRTNNKGWRLDYGLVSRPLESRLKRSVILSQAVHSDHCPILVELG
- a CDS encoding AAA family ATPase codes for the protein MDTEDNKFNYKIILAALAAIILGILIAFYYSYAQSKSRISFLEQEKELLVKDLTLMKSDVDRLSALNEVNEIELQDSKYRVQQLLDSVGRLNFTVEKLKEYKTELRKLEAKNDSLKLKNNFLKYNNMLLGDKYEETRKMIEELRGKSSSLAEAEAALRRKNKELSQELKTKSYLKLENSEGSGFRFRSGKHIKTNKANIISKLRGCVTVMGNPNSKNEERVIYFQFLSPNMGVIEDNANTISVNGNIYSKRVELVFMGQEFSVCDAISVPEGSLAEGTYTLNVFENEKLLATSEFQLK
- a CDS encoding glycine--tRNA ligase is translated as MVKQEDDFKKVISHAKEYGYVFQSSEIYDGLSAVYDYAQNGAELKKNIREYWWKAMVQMNDNIVGLDSAIFMHPTVWKASGHVDAFNDPLIDNKDSKKRYRADVLVEDYTAKIEAKIDKEVAKAEKRFGDAFDKKQFLETNPRVVGYQEQINTILKRLGKSLENEDLADVKNLIEELEIACPLSGSRNWTDVKQFNLMFGTKLGASADSAMDLYLRPETAQGIFVNFLNVQKTGRMKIPFGIAQVGKAFRNEIVARQFIFRQREFEQMEMQFFIRPGSQKEWYETWKEKRMAWHLSLGMGPENYRFHDHEKLAHYADAAADIEFKFPFGFKELEGIHSRTDFDLGSHEKYSGKKLQYFDPELNESYVPYVVETSIGLDRMFLAVFSNSLVEEELDNNTTRTVLKLPAVLAPMKAAVLPLVKKDGLPELAQEIIDDLKWDFNVVYDEKDAVGRRYRRQDANGTPFCITVDHQSLEDKTVTIRYRDTMEQQRVAIADVKAIIHKEVDMKSWLQRMA
- a CDS encoding NADP(H)-dependent aldo-keto reductase — its product is MKYTNLPHTDIEVSNICLGTMTWGRQNTEEEGHEQMDYALEQGINFFDTAELYPIPATKERYADTERIIGNWFKKKKNRDKIILASKIAGKAEMTKFIRTTGINRDTIKLAVEGSLSRLQTDYLDLYQLHWPDRTTNYFGKRGYKHSINDHWEDNIHQILEALRDLVREGKIRHVGISNETPWGAMRYLEESKVHASLPRMITIQNPYSLLNRLFEVGLAEISHRENLGLLAYSPLGFGTLSGKYLGGRKPENARVTLFPNYNRYSSEPAVRATEKYYDLAQANGLSLAQMALAFVNSRPFLTSNIIGATTMDQLKENIGSIEVQLSEEVLKGIEAIHNEIPNPAP